The sequence ACTTTCTTTGATTATTAAAAAATCTATATCACTATCTTCATTTGCATCATTTCTTGCTTGTGAACCGAAAAGATATATTGATTGGGGGGCATAGAATGAAATTAATTTATTTAAGACAAATTCAATGTATTCGTTTATAGACATAAAAGCACCTCCAAAATATTCTCAGGTTGTTATTTGTTTTATATTATATTTCAATATAATTTCAATATAGAAAATAAATATCCTTTTGAAGAAACACAGAAAAGCGGCCCGACTTCAATAACAAAATGTTTACGCGGCAGAAATGTTACAATCCACTGCTTTTTCATGACGTCTTAATGAGTTCCAAAAGCTCCCTGGCATTTATTACTGCCTGAGCATTAAAATGATTATTCATAGCGATAAATACCATCAAAGTCCTGGCTGCAAGTTCTCTTATCTTCGGCACCCATTCCTGAAGCTCCTCCTTAGAATATAGGTAATTATATCTTTCATACGGCTCACTATGGTTATACCATTTTGCGGCATTTCTCCCGTGGAAGCGAACATATCCAATATCAGCAGTAGCTGCAGCTACAGGGGGGAGCAAGCCCTCAATTTGGGGTTCATCCACACAAACAAAAGCCAGGTTTTCCCTTTCCATTAGATTAAAGACCTTATCATCTATCCATTCAGCTGTACGGAACTCAACGGCTACGGGAATGTCTTTGAAGGCTTCCCTCATCCTTTTGAGGTATTCAATATTACCCGGGGTTTTGTGAAAACTATAGGGGAACTGGGCAAGGATACATCCCAGCTTCTTTCCTTCGATAAGGGGAATCAAGGAATTCAGGAATATATCTGCATCCCGTTTAAGATTATCCCTCTTATGGGTAATACCTCCAAAGGCTTTTACAACAAAAGTGAAGTTTTTAGGGGTTTTTCTCATCATATTATATATCATATACTGGTTCGGCATTTTATAGTATGTAGAATTTACCTCTGTAAAGTTAAACTCCTTTGCATAATACGAAAGCATCTCTTTTTTATCTATGTTATTGGGATAAAAGGTGCCCTTCCAATCTTTATAGGAATACCCTGAAGTCCCTATCCGTATCATATATTATCACTCCTTTGCGGTTCCGTTATGCGATGCAGCCTGCTCCTTTCACCCCCGGGCTTTAACCGTGGTGTTCACTACGTTATCCTGTCAGGGTTTTAATTATGAAAAAATATGCTGTAATTTACCCCTTTTCTTCTGCAAAAGGTCCGAATTTCTCCTTCGATCCAATCCCAATAATTATTTTTCGTAAAATAAATAGCCCTATATCTTTCCGATAGATCCGGCCGCCTCCTTTTCAACCACATCCAAATATCCGACCGGTTTGTTGCCCTCACATTAAGGTTTTCAAACCAAAATTCATCTGTAAAATCTGCAGTTTTATTTATTATTTCTTTCCAGTCGGTTAATTCGGGAAATATCGGGGATATAAAAATAAAGGTGTTAATTCCCGCTTTTTTCAACTCTTTGACGGCATTTATCCTTTTCTGAGCGGAAGAAGCTAACGGTTCTACGTCCTTTCTAATGTCCTCATCCAGAAGGGAAAGGGACACACCGGCTGTGCAATTTTCAAATTCCTTTAACAAACCGATATCCCTGATTATTAAATCAGACTTGGTTATTACACATAAATCCGGCTTTAAAGGAACTAAATTTACTAGAATTCTTCTCATCAATTTGTATTTCCTCTCTGCAGGCTGGTAGGGATCGGTTACTGAAGAAATTACTATGGATTTCCCGGCGTATTTATCGGTCTTTTTTGGAATCAACTCCGGGGCATTTACTTTTATATCCAGAAATTTTCCCCATACTTCATGATGGTTTGTGAACTTTTTCATAAATTTAGCATAGCAATAGATACACGAATGCAGACATCCCACATAAGGGTTTATGGTAAAATCCGAACCGGGCAATCCCGATTTTGTTATTATAGACTTTGCTTTTATCTCCTTTATATTCATTTTCAACCTCTTTCCGCTTCATGCCCCTACATCACCTGCGGTCTTGAAGTAAAGATGATGCGGATATGGTCTCCGAAGAGGGCATACGGCA is a genomic window of Koleobacter methoxysyntrophicus containing:
- a CDS encoding DUF72 domain-containing protein, with the protein product MIRIGTSGYSYKDWKGTFYPNNIDKKEMLSYYAKEFNFTEVNSTYYKMPNQYMIYNMMRKTPKNFTFVVKAFGGITHKRDNLKRDADIFLNSLIPLIEGKKLGCILAQFPYSFHKTPGNIEYLKRMREAFKDIPVAVEFRTAEWIDDKVFNLMERENLAFVCVDEPQIEGLLPPVAAATADIGYVRFHGRNAAKWYNHSEPYERYNYLYSKEELQEWVPKIRELAARTLMVFIAMNNHFNAQAVINARELLELIKTS
- a CDS encoding radical SAM protein; this encodes MNIKEIKAKSIITKSGLPGSDFTINPYVGCLHSCIYCYAKFMKKFTNHHEVWGKFLDIKVNAPELIPKKTDKYAGKSIVISSVTDPYQPAERKYKLMRRILVNLVPLKPDLCVITKSDLIIRDIGLLKEFENCTAGVSLSLLDEDIRKDVEPLASSAQKRINAVKELKKAGINTFIFISPIFPELTDWKEIINKTADFTDEFWFENLNVRATNRSDIWMWLKRRRPDLSERYRAIYFTKNNYWDWIEGEIRTFCRRKGVNYSIFFHN